In Streptomyces sp. NBC_01426, one genomic interval encodes:
- a CDS encoding cellulose binding domain-containing protein produces MRHPPHMPALLVGAALALVSALPLPPLPAAAAAPACVVEYAVTHTWDQGFQGAVTLTNKGAPLSGWTLTFDFPGTQKVSQGWNAQWTQSSHTATAVNETWNGGLGTGSSATLGFLASRSGGNPAPTTFALNGNTCATVAGDPTQPPTPTPVVDPPALHVSDNKLVDASGATRRMVGVNRSGGEFMCIQGHGIFDGPVDDHAIAVIADWNVNTVRIPLNEECWLGLDNIRPEYAGARYRDAVTALVRRIEDHGMTPVVELHWSWGQYTGNSAGCADIHAACQKPMPDARHAPAFWTSVANAFKGDPAVVLDLFNEPYPDRAGSTPAQAWSCWRDGGTCPGIGYEVAGMQDLIDAVRATGARNLILAAGIAYANDLGQWWAHRPHDPIGNLAAAWHVYNFNACADEACWDSVLGPLAAELPVVAGEIGENTCSHAFIDRVMRWFDGRGLSYLGWTWNTWDCSSGPALISSYEGAPTAFGIGLRDRLRALPAHEGKDTP; encoded by the coding sequence ATGCGACACCCCCCGCACATGCCCGCATTACTCGTGGGCGCGGCCCTCGCCCTCGTGAGTGCCTTGCCCCTCCCCCCTCTTCCGGCGGCCGCGGCCGCGCCCGCCTGCGTCGTCGAATACGCCGTCACCCACACCTGGGACCAGGGCTTCCAGGGCGCGGTCACCCTCACCAACAAGGGGGCACCGCTGTCCGGGTGGACACTCACCTTCGATTTTCCCGGCACCCAGAAGGTCAGCCAGGGCTGGAACGCGCAGTGGACGCAGAGTTCGCATACCGCGACGGCGGTCAACGAAACGTGGAACGGCGGACTCGGCACCGGGTCGAGCGCCACACTCGGTTTCCTGGCCTCCCGCTCGGGAGGAAACCCGGCACCCACGACCTTCGCACTCAACGGAAACACCTGTGCCACCGTTGCCGGTGACCCGACCCAGCCGCCGACACCCACACCGGTAGTGGATCCACCCGCCCTTCATGTGAGCGATAACAAACTCGTCGACGCGTCCGGCGCCACCCGCCGTATGGTCGGAGTCAACCGCTCGGGTGGCGAGTTCATGTGCATCCAGGGCCACGGGATCTTCGACGGTCCCGTGGACGACCACGCCATCGCGGTCATCGCCGACTGGAACGTCAACACGGTCCGCATCCCCCTCAACGAGGAGTGCTGGCTCGGCCTGGACAACATCAGGCCCGAGTACGCCGGGGCCCGCTACCGCGACGCGGTGACCGCCCTCGTGCGGCGCATCGAGGACCACGGCATGACCCCGGTCGTCGAACTGCACTGGTCCTGGGGGCAGTACACCGGTAACTCCGCCGGCTGCGCCGACATCCACGCCGCCTGCCAGAAGCCCATGCCGGACGCCCGGCACGCGCCGGCCTTCTGGACCTCGGTCGCCAACGCCTTCAAAGGCGACCCCGCCGTCGTCCTCGACCTGTTCAACGAGCCCTATCCGGACCGTGCCGGCTCCACCCCAGCCCAGGCCTGGAGCTGCTGGCGGGACGGCGGCACCTGTCCCGGCATCGGCTACGAGGTGGCGGGCATGCAGGACCTCATCGATGCGGTACGGGCCACCGGCGCGCGGAACCTGATCCTGGCGGCCGGAATCGCGTACGCCAACGACCTCGGCCAATGGTGGGCGCACCGACCGCACGACCCGATCGGCAATCTCGCCGCCGCCTGGCACGTCTACAACTTCAACGCCTGTGCCGACGAGGCCTGCTGGGACTCGGTGCTCGGGCCCCTCGCGGCAGAACTTCCCGTCGTGGCCGGCGAGATCGGTGAGAACACCTGCTCGCACGCCTTCATCGACCGGGTGATGCGGTGGTTCGACGGCCGTGGGCTGTCCTATCTCGGCTGGACCTGGAACACGTGGGACTGCTCCTCCGGCCCCGCCCTGATCAGCTCCTACGAGGGCGCTCCCACGGCCTTCGGCATCGGGCTCCGCGACCGTCTGCGCGCCCTCCCCGCACACGAAGGAAAGGACACCCCATGA
- a CDS encoding ATP-binding SpoIIE family protein phosphatase codes for MSDNGPGERVTTAEFPTAVLVLDAACNVLTGTRSAARLLGVPEGVGAPGAGPQGAELLFEDRGLWARLVAGAVGGARRSARARLLRPDGGLLEADVDIITLLEGSSARFLLRLRPADPDHPVPVAVAGDVRRAPPLPPADRRAAERLALLNAAASEIGSSLDMVRDAEQLVGVLVPAFADLAAVDLTEPVLIGEEPGEMATGAPMRRVAVRAADGRWPPEIHSVGDTIRLRSVESIHLRGGSAVFLPDLTELRAVLSGEEERTRLILPPQAASLMLIPLQARGAVLGALVLWRTAERRPFDQEDAALAEEIGSRASLSMDNARRYTRERRTAQALQRSLLPRPVMDVTGAETFGVHVPAGASPALGGSWFDVIQLPSTRLAFVMGTVAGHGLNATAAMGRLRSAVQTLADLDLSPDELLAHLDDLVVRFIEDDDRQEPETDAPSALTGATCLYATYDPVSRTCVLAGAGHPPPLLAARGRPGSGPVTYRPGPVLGTGGQPFEPVELRLGTGDVLAFHGGALGRDTGGPEQRLEALGAGVRDGADSGLPVTEIGHDILGALLHEPPDDDLALLVVRVREVPADATAAWELAADPSLVARARELVSDRLTTWGLEDLVFTTELIVSELVTNSIRYAGGPVGLRLIKDRVLICEVSDPSQTQPHLRRAQLTDEGGRGLFLIAQLTHRWGSRYTAAGKTIWTEQLLTNG; via the coding sequence GTGAGCGACAACGGCCCGGGTGAACGCGTCACCACAGCGGAGTTCCCCACGGCTGTTCTGGTACTCGACGCCGCCTGCAACGTCCTGACGGGCACACGTTCGGCGGCGAGGCTGCTGGGTGTACCGGAGGGTGTCGGTGCGCCCGGCGCCGGACCGCAGGGCGCGGAGCTGCTCTTCGAGGATCGGGGCCTGTGGGCCCGCCTGGTCGCCGGAGCCGTAGGAGGCGCCAGGCGCAGCGCCCGGGCCCGCCTGCTGCGACCGGACGGCGGCCTGCTGGAGGCCGACGTCGACATCATCACCCTGTTGGAGGGCTCGTCGGCGCGGTTCCTGCTGCGCCTGCGCCCCGCCGACCCGGATCACCCCGTACCGGTGGCGGTGGCCGGTGACGTGCGTCGGGCCCCTCCCCTGCCGCCGGCGGACCGGCGGGCCGCCGAGCGGCTGGCGCTGCTCAACGCGGCCGCCTCGGAGATCGGCAGCTCCCTCGACATGGTGCGCGACGCCGAGCAGTTGGTCGGGGTACTCGTTCCCGCGTTCGCCGACCTCGCGGCCGTCGACCTCACCGAACCGGTGCTGATCGGCGAGGAGCCGGGAGAGATGGCCACCGGAGCGCCGATGCGACGCGTCGCCGTGAGAGCCGCCGACGGGCGTTGGCCGCCCGAGATCCACTCCGTGGGCGACACCATCCGTCTGCGGAGTGTGGAGAGCATTCACCTGCGCGGGGGTTCCGCGGTCTTCCTCCCCGACCTGACCGAGCTCCGCGCTGTCCTCTCGGGCGAGGAGGAACGTACGCGGTTGATCCTTCCGCCTCAGGCCGCCTCCCTCATGCTGATCCCGTTGCAGGCGCGCGGCGCGGTTCTCGGAGCCCTGGTCCTGTGGCGCACCGCGGAGCGCCGTCCGTTCGACCAGGAGGACGCGGCCCTCGCCGAGGAGATCGGTTCTCGGGCGTCGCTGAGCATGGACAACGCGCGCCGCTACACCCGTGAGCGCCGCACCGCGCAGGCCCTGCAGCGCAGTCTCCTGCCGAGGCCCGTCATGGACGTCACCGGCGCGGAGACCTTCGGGGTGCATGTACCCGCCGGCGCGAGCCCGGCCCTCGGCGGCAGCTGGTTCGACGTCATCCAGCTCCCCTCGACGCGGCTGGCGTTCGTCATGGGCACGGTGGCCGGGCACGGACTGAACGCCACGGCGGCGATGGGCCGGCTGCGGTCCGCGGTACAGACCCTGGCCGATCTGGACCTCAGTCCGGACGAGCTGCTGGCCCACCTCGACGACCTCGTGGTGCGCTTCATCGAGGACGACGACCGCCAGGAACCGGAGACGGACGCGCCGAGCGCGCTGACCGGCGCCACCTGTCTCTACGCCACCTACGACCCGGTGTCCCGCACCTGCGTACTGGCGGGAGCCGGTCACCCGCCGCCCCTGCTGGCCGCGAGGGGTCGGCCCGGGAGCGGTCCGGTGACGTACCGCCCCGGACCGGTCCTGGGCACCGGCGGGCAGCCGTTCGAACCGGTGGAACTGCGCCTGGGGACCGGGGATGTGCTGGCTTTCCACGGTGGAGCGCTCGGCAGGGACACCGGCGGGCCGGAACAACGCCTGGAGGCCCTCGGGGCGGGTGTCCGGGACGGCGCCGACAGCGGGCTGCCGGTCACCGAGATCGGGCACGACATCCTGGGCGCCCTGTTGCACGAGCCGCCGGACGACGACCTGGCACTGTTGGTGGTGCGCGTCAGGGAGGTGCCCGCGGATGCCACCGCCGCGTGGGAGCTGGCCGCCGACCCTTCCCTCGTCGCGCGGGCACGCGAGCTCGTCTCGGACCGGCTCACCACCTGGGGCCTGGAGGACCTGGTCTTCACCACGGAGCTGATCGTCAGCGAGCTGGTCACCAACTCCATCCGGTACGCGGGCGGTCCGGTCGGCCTGCGGTTGATCAAGGACCGCGTGCTGATCTGCGAGGTCTCCGACCCGAGCCAGACGCAGCCGCATCTGCGCCGGGCGCAGCTCACCGATGAAGGCGGCCGCGGCCTGTTCCTCATCGCACAGCTCACCCACCGCTGGGGCAGCAGGTACACGGCGGCCGGCAAGACCATTTGGACGGAACAGCTCCTGACGAACGGTTGA
- the araA gene encoding L-arabinose isomerase — MATLEEREVWFLTGSQSLYGDETLRQVARQSQQIAETLQGDPGIPVRIVWKPVLTDAEAIRRICLEANSDDACIGLIAWMHTFSPAKMWIAGLDALGKPLLHLHTQANVALPWSSIDMDFMNLNQAAHGDREFGYIQTRIGVTRKTIAGHVSDPSVAARIASWVRAAAGRAEMRGLRLARFGDNMRDVAVTEGDKVEAQLRFGASVNTYGVNDLVEVVDGTLEADVTELVKEYEDTYRVAPELRPGGDRHASLRYAARIELGMRAFLTAGGFRAFTTNFEDLGGLRQLPGLAVQRLMADGYGFGGEGDWKTSVLLRTLKVMSQGLPGGVSFMEDYTYHLEPGRELILGAHMLEVCPTIAAAVPSCEIHPLGIGGREDPVRLVFDAHTGPAVVVGLADMGDRFRLVANEIDVVEPAEPLPNLPVARAVWQPRPDLRTSTEAWLIAGAPHHTVLSSGVGTGELGDLADMLGTELLVIDGDTGIRRFTQEMRWNQAYHRLAQGF, encoded by the coding sequence GTGGCAACACTCGAAGAACGCGAAGTGTGGTTCCTGACCGGCAGCCAGTCCCTCTACGGGGACGAGACCCTGCGCCAAGTGGCCCGGCAGTCGCAGCAGATAGCCGAAACTCTCCAGGGCGACCCCGGCATCCCCGTCCGCATCGTCTGGAAGCCCGTCCTCACCGACGCCGAGGCGATCCGCCGCATCTGTCTGGAGGCGAACTCCGATGACGCCTGCATCGGGCTCATCGCGTGGATGCACACGTTCTCCCCGGCCAAGATGTGGATCGCCGGCCTGGACGCGCTGGGCAAGCCCCTTCTCCACCTCCACACCCAGGCCAACGTGGCCCTGCCCTGGTCGTCCATCGACATGGACTTCATGAACCTCAACCAAGCAGCCCACGGGGACAGGGAGTTCGGCTACATCCAGACCCGCATCGGAGTGACCCGCAAGACGATCGCAGGCCACGTGAGCGACCCGTCCGTGGCCGCGCGCATCGCTTCGTGGGTCCGGGCGGCCGCCGGGCGGGCCGAGATGCGCGGCCTCAGGCTGGCCCGATTCGGCGACAACATGCGGGACGTGGCCGTCACGGAAGGCGACAAGGTGGAGGCGCAGTTGCGCTTCGGTGCCTCCGTCAACACCTACGGGGTCAACGACCTCGTCGAGGTCGTCGACGGCACCCTGGAGGCCGATGTCACCGAACTCGTCAAGGAGTACGAGGACACCTACCGGGTCGCGCCCGAACTGCGGCCCGGCGGAGACCGACACGCCTCGCTGCGCTACGCCGCGCGCATCGAGCTGGGCATGCGCGCGTTCCTCACCGCAGGCGGATTCCGCGCCTTCACCACCAACTTCGAGGACCTCGGGGGCCTGCGACAACTGCCGGGGCTGGCCGTGCAGCGTCTGATGGCCGACGGGTACGGCTTCGGTGGGGAGGGCGACTGGAAGACATCGGTCCTGCTGCGCACGCTCAAGGTGATGTCGCAGGGGCTGCCGGGCGGGGTGTCCTTCATGGAGGACTACACCTACCACCTGGAACCCGGTCGGGAACTGATCCTCGGCGCGCACATGCTTGAGGTCTGCCCGACGATCGCGGCCGCGGTTCCCTCCTGCGAGATTCACCCGCTGGGGATCGGCGGCCGGGAGGATCCCGTCCGCCTGGTCTTCGACGCGCACACCGGTCCGGCGGTGGTCGTCGGGCTCGCCGACATGGGTGACCGGTTCCGCCTGGTCGCCAACGAGATCGACGTGGTCGAGCCCGCCGAGCCCCTGCCGAACCTGCCGGTGGCCCGGGCCGTGTGGCAGCCCCGACCGGACCTGCGGACCTCGACCGAGGCCTGGCTGATCGCCGGAGCCCCGCACCACACCGTGTTGTCGAGCGGCGTCGGCACCGGGGAACTGGGTGACCTCGCGGACATGCTCGGCACGGAGTTGCTGGTCATCGACGGGGACACCGGCATCCGCCGGTTCACGCAGGAGATGCGCTGGAACCAGGCCTACCATCGGCTGGCGCAGGGCTTCTGA
- the mmsA gene encoding multiple monosaccharide ABC transporter ATP-binding protein: MAGPVLEMRSISKSFPGVKALSDVNLNVAAGEVHAICGENGAGKSTLMKVLSGVHPHGSYEGEIRFQGEPCVFGDIRASERRGIVIIHQELALIPYLSIAENIFLGNEHASRGFISWHRTLTHAQSLLERVGLPDNPQTRVADIGVGKQQLVEIAKALAKEVKLLILDEPTAALNDEDSRKLLDLIIELKAQGIACIVISHKLNEIARVADAVTILRDGRTIETISVEAEGISEDRIIRAMVGRDLEHRYPERTPDIGEVALTVEDWTVLHPIDVHRKVVDGASITVRRGEIVGMAGLMGAGRTELAMSVFGRSYGRRTGGRVLLDGKEIRTRTVPEAIAHGLAYVTEDRKHLGLNLSEDIRRNISLSALGKVSRRGWVNEHEETRVAERYRRTMNIKAPSVFGETGKLSGGNQQKVVLSKWIFSDPEVLILDEPTRGIDIGAKAEIYAVIAELAAQGKAVLVISSELPELLGLCDRIYTMAEGRITGETTRADATQESLMRLMTVGAATQNEQV, encoded by the coding sequence ATGGCCGGACCCGTCCTTGAGATGCGGTCGATCAGCAAGTCCTTCCCCGGCGTCAAGGCACTGTCGGACGTCAATCTGAACGTCGCCGCCGGCGAGGTCCACGCCATCTGCGGCGAGAACGGGGCAGGCAAGTCCACCCTGATGAAGGTTCTCAGCGGCGTGCACCCGCACGGTTCCTACGAGGGCGAGATCCGGTTCCAGGGCGAACCCTGCGTCTTCGGCGACATCCGGGCCAGCGAGCGACGCGGCATTGTGATCATTCATCAGGAACTTGCGCTCATACCCTACTTGTCCATCGCCGAGAACATCTTCCTCGGCAACGAACACGCCTCGCGTGGCTTCATCAGCTGGCACCGAACGCTCACCCACGCCCAATCCCTGCTCGAACGCGTGGGTCTGCCGGACAACCCACAGACCCGCGTCGCGGACATCGGCGTGGGCAAGCAGCAACTCGTCGAGATCGCCAAGGCCCTCGCCAAGGAGGTCAAGCTGCTGATCCTGGACGAACCCACGGCCGCGCTCAACGACGAGGACAGTCGCAAACTGCTCGACCTCATCATCGAGCTCAAGGCCCAGGGCATCGCCTGCATCGTCATCTCGCACAAGCTGAACGAGATCGCGCGCGTCGCCGACGCCGTGACCATCCTGCGCGACGGCCGCACCATCGAGACCATCTCGGTCGAAGCCGAGGGCATCTCCGAGGACCGCATCATCCGCGCGATGGTGGGCCGCGACCTGGAGCACCGCTATCCCGAGCGCACTCCGGACATCGGCGAAGTCGCGCTGACCGTCGAGGACTGGACCGTCCTGCACCCGATCGACGTGCACCGCAAGGTGGTCGACGGAGCGTCGATCACGGTCCGGCGCGGCGAGATCGTCGGCATGGCGGGCCTGATGGGCGCGGGCCGGACCGAGCTCGCGATGAGCGTCTTCGGCCGCTCCTACGGACGCCGCACCGGCGGCCGGGTCCTGCTCGACGGCAAGGAGATACGTACCCGCACGGTCCCCGAGGCGATCGCCCACGGCCTCGCGTACGTCACCGAAGACCGCAAGCACCTCGGGCTCAACCTCTCGGAGGACATCCGTCGCAACATCTCGCTGAGCGCGCTCGGCAAGGTCTCCCGCCGGGGCTGGGTGAACGAGCACGAGGAGACCCGTGTGGCGGAGAGGTACCGCAGGACCATGAACATCAAGGCGCCCTCGGTGTTCGGGGAGACCGGCAAGCTCAGCGGCGGAAACCAACAGAAGGTCGTCCTCAGCAAGTGGATCTTCTCCGATCCCGAGGTGCTCATCCTCGACGAGCCGACCCGGGGCATCGACATCGGTGCGAAGGCCGAGATCTACGCGGTGATCGCGGAACTCGCAGCCCAGGGCAAGGCCGTGCTGGTGATCTCCTCCGAACTGCCGGAGCTGCTCGGCTTGTGCGACCGCATCTACACCATGGCCGAGGGGCGCATCACCGGTGAGACGACCCGAGCGGACGCGACCCAGGAATCCCTCATGCGCCTCATGACCGTGGGCGCCGCAACCCAGAACGAGCAGGTGTGA
- a CDS encoding IS5 family transposase (programmed frameshift) — protein sequence MSLTDAQWARIEPLLPERTPKRGGRWRDHRQVIDAIAFKYRTGTPWMDLPEHFGSWKGAHNRLRKWAADGTWEKVFTALLAQADAEGDLDWVVAVDSTIVRAHQHAAGARQKGPRTASADHALGRSRGGLTTKIHLAADNRCRPLAFLITPGQAGDAPAFPKVMARLRVPRPVGRPRERPDVVLADKAYSSRAIRSHLRRRGIRAVIPQPADQAANRKRLGRLGGRPPAFDREAYKQRNTVERCINKLKQWRGLATRYDKTATIYLAGLHLAAIFIWSAR from the exons GTGTCGTTGACTGACGCGCAGTGGGCGCGGATCGAGCCGTTGCTGCCGGAGCGGACGCCGAAGCGGGGTGGGCGGTGGCGTGATCACCGGCAGGTGATCGACGCGATCGCGTTCAAGTACCGGACCGGGACACCGTGGATGGACCTGCCCGAGCACTTCGGGTCGTGGAAGGGAGCCCACAACCGGCTGCGGAAGTGGGCCGCGGACGGGACCTGGGAGAAGGTCTTCACCGCCCTGCTCGCCCAGGCCGACGCCGAAGGCGATTTGGACTGGGTCGTCGCGGTCGACTCCACCATCGTCCGTGCCCATCAGCACGCCGCCGGGGCCCGTCAAAAGGGGCCCCGGACGGCGAGC GCCGACCATGCCCTCGGACGGTCCCGCGGCGGACTGACCACGAAAATCCATCTGGCCGCCGACAACCGCTGCCGGCCTCTGGCCTTCCTCATCACACCCGGCCAGGCCGGTGACGCACCCGCGTTCCCAAAGGTCATGGCCCGATTACGGGTTCCGCGGCCGGTCGGCAGGCCGAGAGAGCGACCGGACGTGGTCCTGGCCGACAAGGCCTACTCGTCCCGCGCGATCCGCTCCCACCTGCGGCGCCGCGGAATCCGGGCGGTGATCCCACAGCCCGCCGACCAGGCCGCCAACCGCAAACGTCTCGGCCGACTCGGCGGCCGTCCCCCCGCCTTCGACCGCGAGGCCTACAAGCAGCGGAACACCGTCGAGCGCTGCATCAACAAGCTCAAACAATGGCGCGGCCTGGCCACCCGCTACGACAAGACCGCCACCATCTACCTCGCCGGACTCCACCTCGCAGCCATCTTCATCTGGTCAGCGAGATGA
- the mmsB gene encoding multiple monosaccharide ABC transporter permease yields MTQIQDPALDAGGAAPDGSKGSGTPEGPRALLVHLLRGNIRQYGMLVALALIIVLFQIWTDGTLLKPLNVTNLIQQNGYILILAIGMMIVIIAGHIDLSVGSLAAFVGAAAAVMMVQHDISWPVASAVALLIGAAAGAWQGFWIAYVGIPSFIVTLAGMLLFRGGTQILLQGQSVAPFPQGFRQISSGFLPEAGPHTNYHNLTLLLGFGVLALAVVQELRGRRQAASYGLRLLPTGLFLVKLAAITTAVTVFTLLLASYHGFPIVLLILGVLLVAFGYVMRNSVLGRHTYAIGGNEPAARLSGVKSKRIVFLAFVNMGVLAALAGLVFAARLNAGTPQAGINFELEAIAAAFIGGASASGGVGTVLGAIIGGLVLGVLNNGMSLVGIGTDYQQVIKGLVLLAAVGFDVWNKRKVGS; encoded by the coding sequence ATGACCCAGATCCAGGACCCCGCCCTTGACGCCGGGGGCGCCGCCCCCGACGGGAGCAAGGGCAGCGGCACACCGGAAGGTCCGCGCGCCCTCCTCGTGCACCTCTTGCGCGGCAACATCCGGCAGTACGGCATGCTGGTCGCCCTCGCGCTGATCATCGTACTGTTCCAGATCTGGACCGACGGAACACTGCTCAAGCCGCTCAACGTCACCAATCTGATCCAGCAGAACGGCTACATCCTGATCCTGGCCATCGGGATGATGATCGTCATCATCGCCGGCCACATCGATCTGTCGGTCGGCTCTCTGGCCGCCTTCGTCGGAGCCGCCGCCGCGGTGATGATGGTGCAGCACGACATATCCTGGCCCGTGGCTTCCGCCGTCGCGCTCCTCATAGGGGCCGCGGCCGGAGCATGGCAGGGCTTCTGGATCGCCTACGTGGGCATCCCGTCGTTCATCGTGACCCTCGCGGGCATGCTGCTCTTCCGGGGCGGGACGCAGATCCTGCTCCAGGGCCAGTCGGTGGCCCCCTTCCCGCAGGGCTTCCGTCAGATCAGCAGCGGCTTCCTACCGGAGGCCGGCCCGCACACGAACTACCACAACCTCACCCTGCTGCTGGGCTTCGGCGTGCTCGCGCTGGCCGTCGTACAGGAGCTCCGGGGCCGCCGCCAGGCCGCCTCCTACGGCCTGCGGCTGCTGCCCACCGGCCTGTTCCTCGTCAAACTGGCGGCGATCACCACCGCGGTGACGGTCTTCACCCTGCTGCTCGCGAGCTACCACGGCTTCCCGATCGTGCTGCTCATCCTCGGGGTGCTCCTGGTCGCCTTCGGATACGTGATGCGCAACTCCGTCCTGGGACGCCACACGTACGCCATCGGCGGCAACGAGCCCGCCGCCAGGCTGTCCGGCGTCAAGAGCAAGCGGATCGTCTTCCTCGCCTTCGTCAACATGGGCGTCCTGGCGGCGCTGGCCGGGCTGGTCTTCGCGGCCCGCCTCAACGCGGGTACGCCGCAGGCGGGCATCAACTTCGAACTGGAGGCGATCGCAGCGGCCTTCATCGGCGGCGCCTCCGCTTCCGGCGGTGTCGGCACCGTGCTCGGCGCCATCATCGGCGGTCTCGTGCTGGGCGTGCTGAACAACGGCATGTCACTCGTCGGCATCGGCACCGACTACCAGCAGGTCATCAAGGGGCTCGTGTTGTTGGCGGCGGTCGGTTTCGACGTGTGGAACAAGCGCAAGGTCGGCTCCTGA
- a CDS encoding glycoside hydrolase family 6 protein, which translates to MTSTTSPRPRTALLAAAALVAAATGTATAVSGGAGTAAGCRVDYTVQNQWASGFTAAVTVTNTGTAVQSWQLEWSFAGNQQVTQGWNAGLTQSGAAVTANNAAYNGSLGTGASATFGFNASFNGANPLPAAFQLNGVTCGGVPGGPTNPPGPTGPPGTRVDNPYRGASVYVNPEWSAKAAAEPGGSRISGQPTGVWLDRIAAITGSPSSMGLRAHLDEALRQKGAGELVVQLVIYNLPGRDCAALASNGELKADEIDAYKARYIDPIAAILGDPKYATLRIVTTVEIDSLPNLVTNTGSRPTATPQCDTMKANGNYVKGVGYALKKFGGVPNVYNYVDAGHHGWIGWDDNLGPSADLFKQAATADGGTVASVHGFITNTANYSALKEEHFSVGDSVAGKSVRESKWVDWNRYVDELSFAQAFRATLVSVGFDPGIGMLIDTSRNGWGGAARPGGPGSPASVDTYVDGGRFDRRIHVGNWCNQSGAGLGERPTALPAPGIDAYVWMKPPGESDGSSSQIPNDEGKGFDRMCDPTYGGNPRNGFNPSGALPAAPVSGRWFSAQFQELMRNAYPPLR; encoded by the coding sequence ATGACCTCCACGACGTCTCCCCGTCCCCGTACCGCCTTACTGGCGGCCGCGGCACTCGTCGCCGCGGCCACCGGTACCGCGACCGCCGTGTCCGGCGGCGCGGGAACGGCCGCCGGCTGCAGGGTGGACTACACCGTCCAGAACCAGTGGGCCTCCGGCTTCACCGCCGCGGTCACTGTCACGAACACCGGCACGGCCGTCCAGAGCTGGCAGCTGGAGTGGTCCTTCGCCGGAAACCAGCAGGTCACCCAGGGTTGGAACGCCGGATTGACGCAGAGCGGGGCCGCAGTCACCGCCAACAACGCCGCCTACAACGGATCGCTGGGCACCGGCGCCTCGGCCACGTTCGGATTCAACGCCTCGTTCAACGGCGCCAATCCCCTACCGGCCGCCTTCCAACTGAACGGCGTCACCTGCGGCGGCGTCCCCGGCGGCCCCACGAACCCGCCCGGCCCGACCGGCCCGCCCGGGACCCGTGTCGACAACCCGTATCGCGGAGCATCGGTCTACGTGAACCCCGAATGGTCGGCGAAGGCCGCCGCCGAGCCCGGCGGCAGCAGGATCTCCGGCCAACCGACCGGCGTGTGGCTGGACAGGATCGCCGCCATCACCGGCAGCCCGAGCAGCATGGGGCTGCGCGCGCACCTCGACGAGGCCTTGCGACAGAAGGGAGCGGGCGAGCTGGTCGTCCAGCTCGTGATCTACAACCTTCCCGGCCGCGACTGCGCGGCCCTCGCCTCCAACGGGGAGCTGAAGGCGGACGAGATCGACGCGTACAAGGCACGGTACATCGACCCGATCGCGGCGATACTGGGCGACCCCAAGTACGCCACCCTGCGCATCGTCACCACGGTCGAGATCGACTCCCTCCCCAATCTCGTCACCAACACCGGCAGCCGACCGACCGCCACCCCGCAGTGCGACACGATGAAGGCCAACGGCAACTACGTGAAGGGCGTCGGGTACGCCCTCAAGAAGTTCGGAGGCGTCCCGAACGTCTACAACTACGTCGACGCGGGGCATCACGGGTGGATCGGCTGGGACGACAACCTCGGTCCCTCGGCCGACCTGTTCAAGCAGGCCGCCACAGCCGATGGCGGCACCGTCGCCTCCGTTCACGGGTTCATCACCAACACCGCCAACTACAGCGCTCTGAAGGAGGAGCACTTCTCGGTCGGCGACTCGGTCGCCGGCAAGTCGGTCCGCGAGTCGAAGTGGGTGGACTGGAACCGCTACGTGGACGAACTCTCCTTCGCGCAGGCCTTCCGCGCCACACTCGTCTCCGTCGGTTTCGACCCGGGGATCGGCATGCTCATCGACACCTCCCGCAATGGCTGGGGTGGCGCCGCCAGGCCCGGCGGCCCCGGCTCCCCGGCCTCCGTCGACACATATGTCGACGGAGGCCGCTTCGACCGTCGCATCCACGTCGGGAACTGGTGCAACCAGTCCGGGGCGGGGCTCGGCGAGCGTCCGACGGCGCTGCCCGCCCCGGGGATCGACGCCTACGTGTGGATGAAGCCGCCCGGCGAGTCCGACGGCTCCAGCAGCCAGATCCCCAACGACGAGGGCAAGGGATTCGACCGGATGTGCGATCCGACGTACGGGGGAAACCCGCGGAACGGGTTCAACCCGTCGGGAGCCTTGCCGGCTGCTCCCGTATCGGGCCGGTGGTTCTCCGCCCAGTTCCAGGAACTGATGCGCAACGCCTACCCGCCGCTGCGGTAG